The following proteins are co-located in the Paludibaculum fermentans genome:
- a CDS encoding radical SAM/SPASM domain-containing protein: MRAWNRAKLLWGYARGRTRLRALPVEYIVETTAKCNIYCPMCPRETHPQPKEDMTDAVFETLVRQTSKTGEHMMLIGLGEPFLDRKIFDRIQFCDQHGVSSLISTNGTLLDEKAAARLLDTPLEHITLSFDGYSKGTFEFYRKGAKFERVRDNFLNFCRMKHERKSKLQVVVQMVRMDGNRHEVEDFTKFWRGVPGVDLIRVKEDETNLMRPDAGHGAAEWTHPCHYLWRGPMYIKHNGDAYPCCQSYMLDGAPVGNVTQSSLEEIFDGAEMQRMRRLHLDGRAGEIGICARCCTTIPHPFLVAGSLLFHGRTVRTLLPLVERLVYLAKLPARWLNPPKPVPVNRQSSDSSATPLVQIGPPQPRKSSDSARPE; this comes from the coding sequence GTGAGAGCCTGGAACCGAGCCAAATTGTTGTGGGGCTATGCGCGCGGCCGGACCCGGCTGCGCGCTTTGCCCGTGGAGTACATCGTCGAAACCACGGCGAAGTGCAACATCTACTGCCCGATGTGCCCCCGCGAGACCCACCCCCAGCCCAAGGAAGATATGACCGATGCGGTCTTCGAAACCCTGGTCCGCCAGACGTCGAAGACCGGCGAGCACATGATGCTCATCGGCCTGGGTGAACCATTCCTCGACCGCAAGATCTTCGACCGCATTCAGTTCTGCGATCAGCACGGCGTCTCGTCGCTCATCTCCACCAACGGCACCCTGCTCGACGAAAAGGCCGCTGCTCGCCTGCTCGACACCCCTCTCGAACACATTACGCTCAGCTTCGACGGCTACAGCAAAGGGACCTTTGAGTTCTACCGCAAGGGCGCCAAGTTTGAGCGCGTGCGCGACAACTTCCTGAACTTCTGCCGCATGAAGCACGAGCGCAAGTCGAAGCTCCAGGTGGTGGTGCAAATGGTCCGCATGGACGGCAACCGCCACGAGGTGGAGGACTTCACGAAGTTCTGGCGCGGCGTGCCGGGCGTCGACCTCATTCGCGTCAAGGAAGACGAAACCAACCTGATGCGCCCCGATGCCGGCCACGGCGCAGCCGAATGGACTCATCCCTGCCACTACCTCTGGCGCGGACCCATGTACATCAAGCACAACGGCGATGCCTACCCGTGCTGCCAAAGCTACATGCTGGACGGCGCACCCGTCGGCAACGTGACGCAGTCCTCCCTGGAGGAGATCTTCGACGGAGCCGAGATGCAGCGCATGCGGCGGCTCCATCTGGACGGCCGCGCCGGCGAGATCGGCATCTGCGCCCGCTGCTGCACCACCATCCCGCATCCGTTCCTGGTGGCCGGTAGCCTGCTGTTCCACGGCCGAACGGTCCGCACGCTGCTGCCGCTGGTGGAACGCCTGGTCTACCTCGCTAAATTACCGGCCCGCTGGTTGAATCCGCCCAAGCCAGTGCCGGTCAATCGCCAAAGCTCAGACTCGTCTGCCACACCGCTGGTTCAGATTGGCCCGCCTCAACCTCGCAAGTCTTCTGACTCCGCCCGGCCGGAATGA
- a CDS encoding deoxyribodipyrimidine photo-lyase: protein MAVTTKLEQRVRTLNAAPVRPSAEHVLYWSQMNRRVDSNHALAWAIQRANELKLPVLCYEGLTCTYKMANDRLHTFLLEGVPEMARRLGRLGIGYCFYPRRRREDPNDVLYRLARKAACVVTDDYPTFIAAGHNATVPAKLDVSFSAVDSSCVVPMNVLEKREYAAYTIRPKITRLLPEYLEPCTVTKPQRAWTGTAPEWHVPLTAEEIPALVASCEIDHSVAPSISYMGGRLAAEKLLQHFLKNNLRRYARERNEPAAHATSDMSPYLHFGQISSLEIALAAAEYAQEHDLIASEFLEELIVRRELAFNYARHVENPGSLDNLPDWVKTTLGKHAADPRSPSYTLEEFERAETHDALWNACQTEMLLRGKIHGYYRMYWGKKIIEWSPTCQDALETMIHIHDRYALDGRDPNTYTNILWCFGLHDRPWQERPIFGMIRYMNLEGMKRKTGVDAYLREIGHLQQTGKDPFRVR from the coding sequence GTGGCAGTCACGACGAAACTTGAACAGCGGGTGCGGACGCTCAATGCCGCGCCGGTCCGGCCCAGCGCGGAGCATGTCCTCTACTGGTCCCAGATGAACCGGCGCGTGGACTCGAATCACGCCCTGGCCTGGGCCATCCAGCGCGCGAATGAGCTAAAGCTGCCAGTCCTTTGCTATGAGGGACTGACCTGCACCTACAAAATGGCGAACGACCGCCTGCACACCTTCCTGCTCGAAGGGGTGCCGGAGATGGCGCGGCGCCTGGGCCGGCTCGGCATCGGCTATTGCTTCTATCCGCGGCGGCGGCGCGAAGATCCAAACGACGTGCTGTACCGGCTGGCCCGGAAGGCCGCGTGCGTGGTGACGGACGACTACCCGACGTTCATCGCGGCCGGGCACAATGCCACGGTGCCGGCGAAGCTGGACGTTTCGTTCAGCGCGGTGGATTCGAGCTGCGTGGTGCCGATGAATGTGCTGGAGAAGCGCGAGTATGCCGCGTATACCATCCGGCCCAAGATCACCCGGCTGCTGCCGGAGTATCTGGAACCGTGTACGGTCACAAAGCCGCAGCGCGCCTGGACTGGAACTGCTCCGGAATGGCACGTGCCGTTGACCGCGGAAGAGATTCCAGCCCTGGTAGCGTCGTGCGAGATCGATCACTCGGTGGCGCCATCCATTTCCTATATGGGCGGCCGGCTGGCCGCTGAGAAGCTGCTGCAGCACTTCCTTAAGAACAATCTGCGGCGCTATGCGCGGGAGCGGAATGAACCCGCCGCGCATGCCACATCCGACATGAGCCCGTATCTGCACTTTGGGCAGATCTCGTCACTGGAGATTGCGCTGGCGGCGGCGGAGTATGCGCAGGAGCACGATCTCATTGCCTCGGAGTTTCTAGAGGAACTGATCGTGCGGCGCGAACTGGCGTTCAACTACGCCCGGCATGTGGAGAATCCAGGCTCACTCGACAATCTGCCCGACTGGGTGAAGACCACGCTGGGGAAGCATGCGGCGGATCCGCGGTCGCCCTCCTACACGCTGGAAGAGTTTGAGCGCGCCGAGACGCATGACGCGCTGTGGAACGCCTGCCAGACCGAGATGCTGCTGCGGGGGAAGATCCACGGCTACTACCGCATGTACTGGGGCAAGAAGATCATTGAGTGGTCGCCCACCTGCCAGGACGCGCTGGAGACGATGATCCACATCCACGACCGCTATGCGCTGGACGGGCGGGACCCCAATACGTATACGAACATCCTGTGGTGTTTCGGGCTGCACGACCGGCCCTGGCAGGAGCGGCCGATTTTCGGCATGATCCGGTATATGAACCTGGAAGGGATGAAGCGCAAGACGGGTGTCGACGCCTATCTGCGCGAGATCGGCCATTTGCAGCAGACAGGGAAGGACCCGTTCCGGGTTCGATGA
- a CDS encoding TIGR01777 family oxidoreductase, with amino-acid sequence MKMTLTGATGFLGSALTAQLRTDGHELRILSRNPRGRPGYFAWDPVAGQPPEASLAGADAVIHLAGEPVAQRWSPAVKAAIRSSRVDGTRHLVEALTTLSPRPQVLVCASATGYYGDRGAEVLTEQSKPGRGFLPDTCKEWEATADLARALGIRVVKLRTGVVLGRGGGALAKMLPPFRMGVGGPLAGGGQWMSWIHVQDMVRLIGWAVSNQGVAGPVNCVTPNPITNKDFTRILAAGLHRPAFFPVPGFALKLLYGEMASVLTESQRVIPQAALDLGFQFQRPELGEALSDLL; translated from the coding sequence ATGAAGATGACACTGACTGGGGCAACCGGATTTCTCGGCAGCGCGTTGACGGCGCAGTTGCGGACGGACGGGCACGAACTGCGAATCCTGAGCCGGAATCCACGGGGCCGCCCGGGCTATTTCGCCTGGGATCCGGTGGCCGGCCAGCCTCCGGAAGCGAGCCTGGCGGGCGCCGACGCCGTCATCCACCTGGCGGGTGAACCGGTGGCGCAGCGCTGGAGCCCGGCGGTGAAGGCAGCGATCCGCAGCAGCCGTGTAGACGGAACCCGGCATCTGGTGGAGGCCCTGACAACCCTTTCGCCGCGTCCCCAGGTGCTGGTGTGCGCATCGGCAACGGGGTATTACGGCGATCGTGGAGCGGAGGTGCTGACCGAGCAGTCGAAGCCGGGCCGGGGCTTCCTGCCGGATACGTGCAAAGAGTGGGAGGCGACGGCGGATCTGGCCCGGGCGCTGGGGATTCGGGTGGTCAAACTACGGACGGGCGTGGTGTTGGGCCGCGGCGGAGGAGCGCTGGCAAAAATGCTGCCGCCGTTCCGGATGGGCGTCGGCGGGCCGTTGGCTGGGGGCGGGCAGTGGATGTCGTGGATTCACGTCCAGGACATGGTGCGCCTGATCGGCTGGGCGGTGTCGAACCAGGGCGTGGCCGGTCCGGTGAACTGTGTTACCCCCAATCCTATTACGAATAAAGACTTTACGCGGATCCTGGCGGCGGGACTACACCGGCCGGCGTTCTTCCCGGTGCCCGGATTCGCCCTGAAGCTGCTGTATGGGGAGATGGCGTCGGTGCTGACGGAGAGCCAGAGGGTGATTCCCCAGGCCGCCCTGGACCTCGGATTCCAGTTTCAGAGGCCGGAACTAGGCGAAGCGTTGTCTGATTTGCTATAG
- a CDS encoding PadR family transcriptional regulator, whose amino-acid sequence MSTVDDPREPLEFLQGTLEVLILRSLQAGPNHAYGISQFLEQQSGREFVVDNGSLYPALQRLLQRGWLAAEWKVSPNARRARYYTLTPGGREQLIRESSKWQRFVEAMTRVLNPEA is encoded by the coding sequence ATGTCTACAGTAGACGATCCACGGGAACCGCTCGAGTTCCTCCAGGGCACCCTGGAAGTCCTGATCCTGCGCAGCCTCCAGGCAGGCCCCAACCACGCTTACGGCATCTCGCAATTCCTGGAACAGCAGTCGGGCCGTGAGTTTGTCGTCGATAACGGCTCACTCTACCCGGCCTTGCAGCGCCTGCTGCAGCGCGGCTGGCTGGCCGCCGAGTGGAAGGTATCGCCCAACGCGCGGCGGGCACGTTACTACACGCTCACGCCTGGCGGGCGCGAGCAACTGATCCGCGAGAGCTCGAAGTGGCAGCGCTTCGTCGAAGCAATGACCCGCGTATTGAATCCGGAGGCCTGA
- a CDS encoding ABC transporter permease — MREWWSRLKGWLTGRGAISGDLAEEIQAHLEMDAADREERGLSPEEARRAAQRHFGNPVRVAEKARDTWGFPALESLLQDIRYALRAMRKTPALTLVIVLTLALGIGANTAIFSVLNTVVLKPLPYPAGERLVWLGESTGKANGISVTWVNYQNWLRGNHTLEHMAAFRGDHMTLTGGREALTLRGMAVTSHYFTMLGLRPVLGRFWTESDDRPGANPVIVLNHRFWAEKLGGDPGIAGKALTLDGQMYEVSGVAAPFWAPNTADYYVALGAREGSTTDRSKHGSIRALARLKPGVTLAESRADLDAIMTHLAEAEPGPENEHRSFGRFYAEQTTGEMRGTLMILMAAAVLVLLIACANVASLLLARNTARSGELAIRTAIGAGRGRLIRQLLTENLVLAVCGGMGGVLLAGWALRLLILTAPPGIPRIAEVTLDLPVLLFASAITLGTGLLAGLAPVFTAGRVDLTTALKDSVRSSGGKRRQALRSALVVAEIALTLVLAFGSGLLLRSLSAAQDANPGFDAGQITSLELLLPPATYADSQARENFYAALMERLRTIPGVTGVSAVHCPPGAGDCGDWFYSIPGRPAPARNEVPIALFNTAMPGYFETMRVPLRQGRAFTANDTRTGPKVAIVNETFARTWWPGESAVGRQIKVGGPYMEGPLFEIVGVVGDIRQSGLDSQPQPEIFQPFAQQTDGAMAVMVRAGGDPALVAPAIRARVAELDRNLPVQRLAPLTETLRDGLVRRRFITVLLGLFAALALTLAAVGIYGLLNYWVNVREPEIAIRLALGATPSRILGWTGAHALRLALAGIGLGCAASWMAARGLEDLVFGITAQNPVTLLAAGVAVTGTAIAATALPAWRASRVDAAKRLHSV; from the coding sequence ATGCGCGAATGGTGGTCCCGCCTGAAAGGCTGGCTGACGGGCCGTGGAGCGATCTCCGGTGACCTGGCCGAGGAGATCCAGGCTCACCTGGAGATGGATGCGGCCGACCGCGAGGAACGCGGCTTGAGCCCGGAAGAGGCGCGCCGGGCGGCGCAGCGCCACTTCGGGAATCCGGTCCGGGTAGCCGAGAAGGCGCGCGACACCTGGGGCTTCCCTGCCCTGGAGAGCCTGCTGCAGGACATCCGCTATGCGTTGCGGGCCATGCGGAAGACGCCGGCGCTGACCCTGGTGATCGTTCTGACGCTGGCCCTGGGGATCGGAGCGAATACGGCGATCTTCAGCGTTCTCAATACGGTAGTCCTGAAGCCGCTGCCTTATCCGGCGGGCGAGCGGCTGGTCTGGCTGGGCGAGTCCACCGGCAAGGCAAACGGGATCAGCGTCACCTGGGTGAACTACCAGAACTGGCTGCGCGGGAATCACACGCTGGAGCACATGGCCGCCTTCCGGGGCGACCACATGACCCTCACCGGCGGGCGCGAGGCATTGACGCTGCGCGGCATGGCGGTGACCAGCCACTACTTCACGATGCTGGGGCTGCGGCCGGTGCTGGGGCGGTTCTGGACGGAATCGGACGACCGGCCCGGGGCGAATCCGGTGATCGTCCTGAACCACCGCTTCTGGGCGGAGAAGCTGGGCGGGGATCCGGGCATCGCGGGCAAGGCGCTGACGTTGGACGGGCAGATGTACGAGGTTTCGGGCGTTGCCGCGCCATTCTGGGCTCCAAACACAGCGGACTATTACGTCGCCCTGGGCGCGCGGGAGGGCTCGACCACCGACCGTTCCAAACACGGCTCCATCCGCGCCTTGGCGCGCCTGAAACCGGGAGTCACACTGGCCGAGTCGCGGGCGGACCTGGACGCGATCATGACCCACCTGGCCGAGGCCGAACCAGGTCCTGAGAACGAACACCGCAGTTTTGGCAGGTTCTACGCGGAACAGACCACTGGCGAGATGCGGGGCACGCTGATGATCCTGATGGCCGCGGCGGTGTTGGTGCTGTTGATCGCCTGCGCCAACGTGGCGAGCCTGCTGCTGGCGCGGAATACCGCGCGGAGCGGTGAACTGGCGATCCGGACCGCGATCGGCGCGGGCCGCGGCCGGCTCATCCGGCAGTTGCTGACCGAGAATCTGGTGCTGGCCGTGTGCGGAGGAATGGGTGGAGTGCTGCTGGCGGGCTGGGCGCTACGGCTGTTGATTCTGACTGCGCCGCCCGGCATCCCGCGCATTGCGGAGGTCACGCTGGACCTGCCGGTGCTGCTGTTTGCGTCGGCCATCACACTGGGGACGGGGCTGCTGGCCGGGCTGGCGCCCGTGTTTACGGCCGGTCGCGTGGATCTGACCACTGCGTTAAAGGACTCGGTGCGATCCTCCGGCGGCAAGCGCAGGCAGGCGTTGCGGAGCGCGCTGGTGGTTGCGGAGATTGCGTTGACCCTTGTGCTAGCCTTCGGCTCCGGCCTGCTGCTGAGAAGCCTTTCCGCGGCCCAGGACGCCAATCCCGGCTTCGACGCAGGGCAAATCACGTCCCTGGAGCTACTGCTGCCGCCGGCGACGTACGCGGACAGCCAAGCTCGCGAGAACTTTTACGCGGCGCTGATGGAACGGTTGCGGACGATCCCGGGCGTGACCGGGGTGAGCGCGGTTCATTGTCCGCCCGGCGCGGGCGATTGCGGCGACTGGTTTTACTCGATCCCGGGGCGGCCGGCGCCGGCGCGCAACGAGGTTCCGATTGCACTGTTCAATACGGCGATGCCAGGGTACTTCGAGACGATGCGTGTGCCGCTCCGGCAGGGCCGGGCGTTTACCGCCAACGACACCCGCACGGGTCCGAAGGTGGCCATCGTGAACGAGACATTCGCCCGGACGTGGTGGCCCGGCGAATCCGCCGTCGGGCGCCAGATCAAGGTAGGGGGGCCGTACATGGAGGGCCCGCTGTTCGAGATCGTAGGGGTGGTGGGCGACATCCGCCAGAGCGGCCTGGACAGCCAGCCGCAGCCGGAGATCTTCCAGCCCTTTGCGCAGCAGACAGATGGCGCCATGGCGGTGATGGTGCGCGCCGGCGGGGATCCGGCTCTCGTTGCACCGGCGATCCGCGCGCGAGTGGCCGAATTGGACCGCAATTTGCCGGTGCAGCGCCTGGCGCCCCTGACGGAGACTTTGCGGGACGGGCTCGTCCGCCGCCGGTTCATCACGGTACTGCTGGGTCTTTTCGCGGCCCTGGCGCTCACGCTGGCGGCGGTGGGGATCTATGGACTGCTGAACTACTGGGTGAATGTGCGGGAGCCGGAGATCGCCATCCGCCTGGCGCTGGGCGCGACACCGTCACGGATCCTGGGCTGGACCGGCGCCCACGCGCTCCGCCTGGCACTGGCGGGCATCGGCTTGGGCTGTGCGGCGAGTTGGATGGCTGCGCGAGGCCTGGAGGATCTGGTCTTCGGGATCACGGCACAGAATCCGGTCACCCTGCTGGCAGCGGGGGTGGCCGTCACCGGGACAGCCATTGCCGCGACGGCGCTGCCGGCCTGGAGGGCATCGAGAGTGGACGCCGCCAAGCGCCTGCACTCGGTATGA
- a CDS encoding BNR-4 repeat-containing protein has product MQAQNGVQPKDDGYRGIWYFNQPSDDEYVYKYSGGFATYPQQHEPIAIYSKAAQKTFFCYGGTVKGKTELLHMVSYFDHKTGMVPRPTILLNKQTDDAHDNPTISIDDVGYIWIFSGSHGTTRPSYIHRSRRPYSVDSFQRVLETNFSYTQPWYLPGHGFLLLHTRYRPVGDEKQTTGRALYSMSSLDGFAWSKPREIAFAGQGHYQLSWPNQTGSRLGTAFDFHPNPGGLNQRTNLYFMQTANAGLSWESADGQGILLPIAAENGPALVRNYHKEGLLVYLKDLQYDAQNRPVLLYLTSKGYEPGPRNGPRQLCLARWTGSEWRFSTIAETDHNYDHGSLYLEEGAWRFIGPTGAGPQAWSTGGEIENWESRDDGLTWKKTQALTKNSPRNHTYVRRPLNAHPDFYALWADGNALKPSESYLYFANQQGQVFRLPAVMKGRAEKPEPVSS; this is encoded by the coding sequence TTGCAGGCACAGAACGGCGTGCAGCCCAAGGACGACGGGTACCGCGGGATCTGGTACTTCAACCAGCCGTCTGACGACGAATACGTCTACAAGTACAGCGGGGGCTTCGCGACTTACCCCCAGCAGCACGAGCCGATCGCGATCTACTCGAAGGCGGCCCAGAAGACCTTCTTCTGCTACGGGGGTACGGTCAAGGGCAAGACGGAACTGCTGCACATGGTCTCGTACTTCGACCACAAGACCGGCATGGTGCCCAGGCCGACCATCCTGCTGAACAAACAGACCGACGACGCGCACGACAACCCCACGATCTCCATCGACGACGTTGGCTATATCTGGATCTTTTCCGGTTCCCATGGGACGACGCGCCCCTCATACATCCACCGCAGCCGCCGGCCCTATTCAGTGGACAGCTTCCAGCGGGTGCTGGAAACGAACTTCTCTTACACGCAGCCCTGGTATCTGCCGGGACACGGATTCCTGCTGCTGCATACGCGCTATCGCCCGGTGGGCGACGAGAAGCAGACCACGGGGCGAGCGCTCTACTCCATGAGCAGCCTGGATGGCTTCGCTTGGAGCAAGCCCCGGGAGATTGCGTTTGCGGGGCAGGGCCACTATCAGTTGAGCTGGCCCAACCAGACCGGCAGCCGCCTGGGTACCGCCTTCGATTTCCACCCCAACCCGGGCGGTTTGAACCAGCGCACGAATCTCTACTTCATGCAGACCGCCAATGCGGGTCTTTCGTGGGAGAGCGCCGACGGCCAGGGGATCCTGCTGCCGATCGCCGCCGAGAACGGCCCGGCCCTGGTCCGCAACTATCACAAGGAGGGACTGCTGGTCTACCTGAAAGACCTGCAGTACGACGCGCAGAACCGTCCGGTGCTGCTGTATCTGACGAGCAAGGGCTACGAACCGGGTCCGCGGAATGGACCGCGGCAGTTGTGCCTGGCGCGCTGGACGGGGTCGGAGTGGAGGTTCTCCACGATTGCGGAGACAGACCACAACTACGACCACGGGTCGTTGTACCTGGAAGAGGGCGCCTGGCGGTTCATCGGGCCCACGGGCGCCGGCCCGCAGGCCTGGAGCACGGGCGGCGAGATCGAGAATTGGGAGAGCCGGGACGATGGCCTGACCTGGAAGAAGACCCAGGCCCTCACGAAAAACAGCCCGCGCAACCACACCTACGTGCGGCGGCCGCTGAACGCGCATCCCGACTTCTATGCCCTGTGGGCCGACGGGAACGCGTTGAAACCCTCGGAATCGTACCTCTATTTCGCCAACCAGCAGGGCCAGGTGTTCCGCCTGCCGGCCGTCATGAAAGGCCGCGCCGAGAAGCCGGAACCGGTAAGTTCCTAG
- a CDS encoding YwaF family protein: MRTDFVLFGPAHFAIMAAIPCFGALLAWAVRGKPEAARRTRLGFGLFLLVNELVWYGYKLTQEGSRFPEGLPFQLCDLSLWLTVITLLALHPWTFEPGFFVGIAGASMAVVTPELWAPAWSYPTAYFFVAHGGIIAAMLFLVWSGQARPRPHAMWRGFLVLNAWAAFVGTFNAIFHTNYMFLCRKPVSASALDAMGPWPWYVLGGEAAALVLFALMSLPFRKPAPAAV, encoded by the coding sequence ATGAGAACGGATTTCGTCCTCTTCGGGCCGGCTCATTTCGCCATCATGGCGGCCATCCCCTGCTTCGGAGCCCTGCTGGCGTGGGCCGTCCGCGGCAAGCCGGAGGCCGCCCGGCGCACCCGCCTCGGCTTCGGCCTGTTCCTGTTGGTGAACGAGTTGGTGTGGTACGGCTACAAACTGACCCAGGAAGGGAGCCGGTTTCCCGAGGGTCTGCCGTTTCAGCTTTGCGACCTGTCGCTCTGGCTCACGGTGATCACGCTGCTGGCCCTGCACCCCTGGACGTTCGAGCCCGGTTTCTTCGTGGGCATCGCCGGCGCCAGCATGGCCGTGGTGACACCGGAGCTCTGGGCGCCCGCCTGGTCGTATCCAACAGCGTATTTCTTCGTGGCCCACGGCGGCATTATCGCGGCCATGCTGTTCCTGGTTTGGTCCGGCCAGGCACGGCCCAGGCCTCACGCCATGTGGCGCGGCTTCCTGGTCTTGAATGCCTGGGCGGCATTTGTCGGGACCTTCAACGCCATCTTCCACACCAACTACATGTTTCTGTGCCGCAAGCCAGTCAGCGCATCCGCGCTGGATGCCATGGGCCCGTGGCCCTGGTACGTGCTTGGCGGCGAGGCTGCCGCACTGGTGCTATTCGCGCTGATGTCGCTGCCGTTCCGGAAGCCCGCGCCGGCGGCAGTCTAG
- a CDS encoding Gfo/Idh/MocA family protein — translation MRVFLFLLAATALPAADLRLGIVGTDTSHSVAFTALLNDPANKNHLAGARVVAAYKGGSPDIKESSGRLEKYAEELSTKYGVELTPDIPTLLTKVDAVLLESVDGRKHLEQFRQIVKAGKPVFIDKPLASTLFDAREIAKLAQENNVKWFSASVLRFSDVLPTLKLDGLNGVYAWGPGPLEEHHQLGLSWYGVHTVETLYTMLGRGCEEVTFTSSDDADVVTGKWRDGRIGTIRVIRPYSAFGVTAFSSKAIKTNEKDLYTGYQNLVKEIIQFFQTGKSPIDEQETLEMFAFMDAAQRSKDSGGTPTKLR, via the coding sequence ATGAGGGTTTTCCTTTTTCTATTGGCCGCGACGGCATTGCCCGCGGCTGACCTGCGGCTCGGCATAGTCGGTACCGACACTTCCCACTCCGTCGCCTTCACCGCGCTCCTGAACGATCCGGCGAACAAGAATCACCTGGCCGGCGCGCGGGTCGTTGCCGCCTACAAGGGCGGCAGCCCCGACATCAAGGAAAGCTCAGGCCGGCTCGAGAAGTATGCTGAGGAGCTGAGCACGAAGTACGGCGTCGAGCTGACGCCCGATATCCCCACGCTGCTCACCAAGGTGGATGCTGTCCTGCTGGAAAGCGTCGACGGCCGCAAGCACCTGGAGCAGTTCCGCCAGATCGTCAAGGCAGGCAAGCCGGTCTTCATCGACAAGCCGCTGGCGTCCACTTTGTTCGATGCGCGCGAAATCGCCAAGTTGGCGCAGGAGAACAACGTGAAGTGGTTCTCGGCCTCCGTGCTGCGCTTCAGCGACGTGCTGCCCACCCTGAAACTGGACGGCCTGAACGGCGTCTACGCCTGGGGGCCCGGGCCTCTCGAAGAACACCACCAGTTGGGCCTCTCCTGGTATGGCGTGCATACCGTGGAGACCCTGTATACGATGCTGGGCCGGGGCTGCGAAGAGGTGACGTTCACGTCGTCGGATGACGCCGATGTGGTGACCGGCAAGTGGCGCGACGGGCGCATCGGTACAATCCGCGTGATCCGGCCCTACTCCGCCTTCGGCGTCACGGCCTTCTCCTCCAAGGCCATCAAGACCAATGAGAAGGATCTTTACACCGGCTATCAGAACCTGGTGAAGGAGATCATCCAGTTCTTCCAGACCGGCAAGTCGCCCATCGACGAGCAGGAGACCCTGGAGATGTTCGCGTTCATGGATGCCGCGCAGCGCAGCAAGGACTCGGGCGGCACTCCAACGAAGCTCCGCTAA
- the rho gene encoding transcription termination factor Rho yields MTAEERRQGALNKRGNLDLGELKEMSISRLNQIARDLDISGVAGMRKQELIFKILQAQAEKAGLIFSEGVIECLPDGFGFLRAPEYNYLPGPDDVYVSPSQIRRFDLRTGDTVSGQIRPPKEGERYFALIKVDAINFEPPEQSRNKIFFDNLTPLYPQERIKLETVKDSFTGRVMDMLTPIGKGQRGLIVAPPRTGKTMLLQSIAHSITANHPEVVLIVLLIDERPEEVTDMQRSVKGEVISSTFDEPAQRHVQVAEMVIEKAKRLVEHKRDVVILLDSITRLARAYNTVVPPSGKVLSGGVDSNALQRPKRFFGAARNIEEGGSLTIMATALIDTGSRMDDVIFEEFKGTGNMEIHLDRKLVDKRIFPAIDINKSGTRKDELLIPREELNRIWVLRKVLAPLSPVESIELLLDKLAKTRSNSEFLASMSG; encoded by the coding sequence CTGACAGCGGAAGAACGCCGCCAGGGTGCGCTCAACAAGCGAGGCAATCTCGACTTGGGTGAGCTGAAGGAAATGTCCATCTCGCGGCTGAATCAGATCGCTCGCGATCTCGATATCAGCGGCGTGGCCGGCATGCGCAAGCAGGAGTTGATCTTCAAGATCCTCCAGGCGCAGGCCGAGAAGGCCGGCCTCATCTTCTCCGAAGGCGTCATCGAATGCCTGCCGGACGGCTTCGGCTTCCTGCGCGCTCCGGAATACAACTACCTGCCCGGCCCGGACGACGTCTACGTTTCGCCTTCGCAAATCCGCCGTTTCGACCTGCGCACCGGCGACACGGTGAGCGGCCAGATCCGGCCGCCGAAGGAAGGCGAACGTTATTTCGCGCTCATCAAAGTGGACGCGATCAACTTCGAACCGCCGGAGCAGTCGCGCAACAAGATCTTCTTCGACAACCTGACGCCGCTGTATCCGCAGGAGCGGATCAAGCTCGAGACCGTGAAGGACAGCTTCACCGGGCGCGTCATGGATATGCTCACGCCCATCGGCAAGGGCCAGCGCGGCCTCATCGTCGCTCCGCCGCGCACCGGCAAGACGATGCTGCTGCAGTCGATCGCGCACTCCATCACGGCCAACCATCCGGAGGTCGTCCTCATCGTCCTGCTCATCGACGAACGTCCGGAAGAAGTCACCGACATGCAGCGTTCGGTGAAGGGCGAAGTCATCAGCTCGACCTTCGACGAACCCGCCCAGCGCCACGTCCAGGTGGCGGAAATGGTCATCGAAAAGGCCAAGCGCCTGGTTGAGCACAAGCGCGATGTCGTCATCCTGCTGGACTCCATCACCCGCCTGGCGCGCGCCTACAACACGGTTGTGCCGCCCAGCGGCAAAGTGCTCTCGGGCGGTGTCGATTCCAATGCGCTGCAGCGCCCCAAGCGCTTCTTCGGCGCGGCTCGCAACATCGAAGAGGGCGGCTCGCTCACCATCATGGCGACGGCGCTCATCGATACCGGCAGCCGTATGGACGACGTGATCTTTGAAGAGTTCAAGGGCACGGGCAACATGGAAATCCACCTCGACCGCAAGCTGGTGGACAAGCGCATCTTCCCCGCCATCGACATCAACAAGAGCGGTACGCGCAAGGACGAACTGCTGATCCCGCGCGAAGAACTCAACCGCATTTGGGTGCTGCGCAAGGTGCTGGCTCCGCTGTCGCCGGTGGAGAGCATCGAGCTGCTGCTGGACAAGCTGGCCAAGACGCGCTCCAACTCGGAGTTCCTGGCTTCGATGAGCGGTTAG